Within Paeniglutamicibacter psychrophenolicus, the genomic segment CGGGGCTGGTCTACCGCCGGGACGCCATTGACCGGACGCACGTCGGTGCACCCCACCAGGTTGATCTCTGGCGGATCGCATCCACCCCCACGCTGGCGCCGCGCGACCTGGAATCCATGGTGGCCGAGCTTGTCGATGCCGTCCTGCCCGGCGCCCAATGGCGAACGGTTCCGGCCGTGCATCCATACACGAGACACGGGATGCAGGTGGACGTGCTGGTGGGGAACGGCTGGCTGGAACTGGCCGAGTGCGGCATGATGGCGCCCGGGCTCTTCGCCGATGCGGGACTCGACCCGGAGCAGTGGTCGGGACTGGCCCTGGGCATGGGCCTGGACCGCGCCCTGATGCTGCGCAAGGGAATCCCCGACATCCGCCTCCTGCGCGCCGGAAACGAACGCATCGCATCCCAGATGCTCGACCTGGAGCCGTGGCAGCACGTCTCCCTGCTTCCTGCCACGCGCAGGGACATCTCGATCGTCGTGCCCGAAGCATTCGACGACGAGATCCTGGGGGACGAAGTCCGCCAAGCCCTGGGAACGCGCATGGACGACCTCGAATCCGTCGAGCTCCTGGACCTGACTCCCTTCACGGAGCTGCCCGCCGCGGCACGGGACCGGCTGCGGATCGAGCCAGGACAGGCCAACGCCCTGATCCGCCTGGTGTTGCGGCCCATCGAGCGAACACTGACGGCGCCGGAAGCCAACCTCATTCGCGACGACATCTACAGGGCGCTGCACCAGGGCCCGGTCATGGAACTCATCGCCGGTTGACCCTGCGCGGGCGCGGGCAGCCGCAACACCAAGCCGGCCGCGCCCCCGGCAAGGTTCGGCAAGCCGGATGGCCACGGGCGTTGCCGGAGCGACCGCGACCCGAGTGATGGACGCCCGACCGACCAGGTTGCATGATGGAAAGACCTCGAGAACTGGAGAAGCGCATGAACGTCATCCGAATAACGATCGACCTCACCGTGGAAGACATCGAGGCGGCGAAAGCCTTCTATTCCGACTACCTGGGGCTGGACGGGCAGGACATGGGACTGGACTGGGTCACCCGTTTCGTGGTGCCCGGATCCGGGGAGCACCTCCAGCTGGTCTCGCGGGACGCGACGGCACCCGAGAACCCAAGGCTCACGGTCAAGGTCGACGACGTCGACGGAGCCTACGCCGAGGCCATCCGCCGTGGCTACGAGGTTGTCCACCCCCTGACCACGGAGCCCTGGGGCATCCGCCGGTTTTTCGTCCGGGCACCCGACGGGACGGTGCTCAACATCGCCCAACACAGCGACACCTAGCCTCATCCACCGACGATGCGGACACCGGCTTCCAAAATGCCCGCCAATCTGCGAATCCCAGGTTGGGAACGGAACCGGTGAATTGATTCAAGTGCGCTGGCAAGAAAGGGCGTGGGCGCTGCACTGCGATTGA encodes:
- a CDS encoding VOC family protein, whose translation is MERPRELEKRMNVIRITIDLTVEDIEAAKAFYSDYLGLDGQDMGLDWVTRFVVPGSGEHLQLVSRDATAPENPRLTVKVDDVDGAYAEAIRRGYEVVHPLTTEPWGIRRFFVRAPDGTVLNIAQHSDT